The following nucleotide sequence is from Candidatus Rokuibacteriota bacterium.
ACTCGGGCCTCGCCTCGTGGCTCTCCTCGCCTGCGGCTCGGCGGCAGCCCCACGGCGCGAACCACCATTGCTGGGGGAGGCCTCGGAGGGGGCCGTCGAGGCCCCCACCGATTATATATATGTGGGTGTGCGTCTCGCGGGGGTGCGGCTCTTGCTCCCGTCGCAGTCGGCGCTCGAGGATCTCCCGGGCCAGGCTCCGGCCGCCCAGGCCGAAGGCCAGGGCGAGCGCGAAGATGAGCCCGCCGAACGTGATCCCGAACGCGACCAGCACCATCTCCTTCCCGATGCCGAGCTGGGTCAGCGTGGTGGCAACCGTGAAGAGCAGCACACCCCAGCGCGCCGCACGCGCCAGGAGCCGCGCCTCCGGAACCCCGGCATTGACCGCGGCGATGAGCACCCCCTGGCCGAGGAAGTTGGCAACGAGCCAGCCTACCACCAGGATCAGGACCCCGGCCAAGAGGCGCGGGATCAGCTGGACCAGGATGATCCCGGTGGCTCCCGGCGTCGCCGGCAACACGGTGTCGATCGCCATGCTCGCGAACACGGCAAAGGTCCCCCAGAACATGATCAGGCCGAAAACCTCCGAGGGAGCACGGCCGATCCCGGCCCGCATCAGGGCCCCTCTCAGTCCCCAGGCCTCGCTCCGGCGATCGAAGTCCACGGCGCGGGCCAGCCGCGTCAGAACCACGCGGACCCCCCACCCGACGAGCGCGCCCAGGGCCAAGAGCGTCAGCATGGCGAGCAGACCCGGAAGGAGCGCCATCAGTTTGGCCCCCATGCCCCGGATCGCGGTCCAAACAAGATCCTGCCAGAAGTCCGTCATGGCGACCGCCTCCATTCCTCCTCGAGAAGGGGTTTGGCATCCTCGAAGGTCAACGCGAGCGCCTCGATCCGTGCTTCCACCTCTTCGGGTCCTGCGTCCACGGTCTCGAGCACGAAGGACGCGGTACGGCCCAGATAGAGCGGGACCAGCGACCGGAGCAGGTGCTCCCGAGGAAAGACCCGCCGGTGGTGGGCCAGAGCAAAACGGTACAGGACCTCCGCCCAGAGCGTGTCCTCGAGGCGGAAGGCCCCCGCCGGGGCCCGGGCGGCGGCCCGCAGGGTCTCGAGCAACGGGCCAGGCATGATCTTCCCCCAAAGCTCCTCAAGGTCCTCCAGTCCCTGGGCGAAGATGGCGAGCATCCGCTCCACATTCACCTGAATCGGCTCCACCCCGACCGCATGGGGGAAGCCGAAGAGCGGCACCGCCTGCGATCCACGAACCAGCGACCATACCGGTTCATAGGTCTCGAGGAGGTCGAAGCACGAGCCCACCACCTGAGTCATCATCGCCGTCAGGTCGCCGCCCGGATCCTTTGCGTCGTGGATCTTGGCTCCCAGGTACGCCTGGCAGACCCGGAAGCCCTCCGCGACGGCCGTCGTGGTCATCCAGATGTCGATGCCGAAGCGCGCGACGTCTGTCTCCCAGACCGGCTTGTCGAGAAAGACCCGGGCCAGGTCGCACGAGAACCCGAACTCGCCCCCAATGGGCTGACGGATTCGCTTGCCGTAGAGCGCCCGCGTGAGCGGGTACACGATACTGTTGGTGATCGTCCCGTCAAACTTGTGCCGCTGATAGAGCGGGGCCACATAGTCGAAGTGGTTCTCCACGATCGGGCGGAGGAGCAGTTCGAACCACCCGGGCATAATGGACCGGAGGTCCGAATCCACCACGGCGCAGGCTCGGACGTCCAGGCTGTCGGCGATCCGAAAGATGGCGCGGAAGGCGCTCCCCTTACCGGGGATCCCGTGATAGGGCGTCACGATCTTGGCGATCGTGGTTGTCGGATGGGAGACGAGGATCGTTGCCAGATCCGCCAGCTCTGCCCGGGCCACGATCTCCTGCGTCCCGTCGGTGGAGCCGCCGTCAGAGTTGACGATGACCGCCTTCATCCCGGGGAAGTACTTGGCGAGCCCCGCCGCGGCGGCGCGGACGACGTGCCCGATGGTGCCGGCGTTGTTGTAGCTCGGGATCCCGACCAGCAGGTCGGCCCGACCGATCTCGCCGAGCTGGGACTCAACGTGCCCGGGGAGCGAAGGGGCCTCGCTCACGACCGCCCCAGGGCCGCCGACTCCCCGGTGACGATGGCCGTGACGGCCGCGGCCCAGCCCGCCGGCCCGGGAGCGGGGGCCACCGTCCACGACCGCCCCTCGAAGGCGGGCTCGATGCAGAAGGGCTCGCGGGGAATCACCACCGGGATGTCGACGCGCTGAAGCATGGAGACGTCGTGCTCCCCATCGCCGAGGCCCACCGTGACGAGACCGGGGGAGGCCGAGCGGTAGAGTCGGACCAGGAAGTCCACCGCCAGCCCCTTGCTGTGCCGGCCCGTCAGGTGATAGAAGCGCCCGCCGCGCGTCAGCACTAACCCCCGGCGCCTCACCTCGGGCTCCAGGCGCTCGACCTCCGCGGGACCGAGGTCAGCGATAAAGGGCTCGTCGTACTGGCGGGCCTTGGCCCGGCGGGCCGCCTCCACGTCGAGTCCCGTGAGAAAAGCTACCTCTTTCACGCCCATCTCGGAGAAGCCGCGGAGCCGAAGGCCGCTGGCCCACTGCAGTTCGCGGAGGCTCTCGACGAGGCGCTCGTAGGAGACGCCGAACTCCACCCGTTGGTACACCCCGGTCGTGCGGGTGAACGCATGCGAGAAGGGAAAGTACCCCTTCGGGATCAGGATGGCACCTCCATTTTCCACGACGAAGGGATCGGAGAGGCCAAGGATGTCCCGGTGAAATTCTACCTCCGCTTGCGTCTTGGACGAGCTGAGGACCACCGGGATCCGCTCCCGCTCGAGCAGGTCCAGCGCAGGCCGCGCCTCTTCGAAGTCGTACGTCTTCCGGTCCAGGAGGCAACCGTCCAGATCGCTGAAGATCACCAGCGCGCGGTCAGGCATCAGACAACACCCCCACCGGTCAGCACGTTTACCCGTTGTCCTTCTCGGCGGCTGCGAGCAGCCGCTCGAAGATGTCCGGCATCGCGGCGAGGACCCGGTTCCAATTCGGGATCAACGGCAGACCGACGGGATCGGCCAGATACTCATCGGAGGCCAGGCGCACCGCGCGGGCGAAGGCTTCCACGGCCTGACCCTCCTCGTGCTGGTCGAAGGCCAGGCTGTTGATGGACGCGTCGTCCTGGTAGCGGACCATGACGTCGCGGGCCGTGCGCAGGTACGTGACGGGCAGGCTCTTCAGCAGCCCGTCCGAGATCGGAAGTCCTTCCTCGGCGAGCGTACGGAGGACGGATTTGGTGATGTCCACCGCCATCCGCATGAGCCCTTTCTTGGGGTCTTCCGCCGAGAGCGCCTGGTGCTTGTGCTCGTAGGCGTCGGAGAGGTCGGACTGGCAGACTCGCCCGGGGGCCACATTCCGGTAGACCTCTGCGAGGACGCCGACCTCCAGCCCCCAGTCCCCCGGAATCCGGTTGGCCCGGGCGAGGTCGGCGATCATGGCGAACTCGCCGGCAAGCGGATAACGGAAGGAGTCCATGAAGGTGAGGAAGGGTTGATGCCCCACCATCCGCTGGAGGGCCCGGAGGAGCGGCGTGACCAGGAGCCGGGTCGCTCGACCGTGGAGCCGATCGGTCACGCGGCTGTAGTAGCCTTTGCAGAACTCGAAGCCGAGCTTCGGGTTGGCGACTGGGTACACGAGCCGGGCCAGGAGATCCCGCCCGTAGGAGGCGATATCGGAGTCGTGGAGCGCGATGACATCGCACTCGGCCTTCCCCAGGACGTAGCCGTAGGCGAGCCAGGCGGAGCGTCCCTTGCCGTCGGGGCCCACGGTGAGCCCCTTCTCTTCCATCTCCCGGAGGAGCCCCTGCACCCGCGAGCCGTCGATCCAGATCAGGGTCGATTTCTGGGGGAGCGTGGCGAAGAACTCCCTGGCCTGGGCGAACTGCTCCTCGTTGGCCCGGGCCAGGGCGACGACCACCTCCTTGAGGTAGCGGACCTGCCTGATCTCCTCGGCGATGCGCGGCATGGCCGGGGTCTCCAGCTCCGAGTAGAGGCACGGGAGCACCAGCGCGACGGGCCGGATCCCGGCCACCTTCTCCAGCTCCGCCTCCAGGGTTTCCAGGTTCGGAGGGCCGAGCTTGTGCAGGGTGGTGATGACACCTGATTGATGGAAATCGCTCATGGGGCTACCTCCTCCCTCTGACCTCCGCGGCCAGGGCCGAGAGCAGTCGATGGACGTCCGGCACATCCGGGAGCCGGTACTTCGCCGCTGACAGGCTTGGGCCGGGTCCCACCCGCACCGTGGTGGCCTTGCCCGAGAGCACGTCGAAGGCGACCTCGTCGGTCCGGTCATCGCCCATGTAGAGGATCGCCACGTCCGATGGCACGGTGGGACAGATACGGTCGCGGATCCAGAGGCCGCACTCCCCTTTGTTCCAGCCGACGCGCGGCAGGATCTCGATCACTTTCTTCCCCCGGAAGAGCCTGAGCTTGCTCCGCCGCGGGTGAATCACGCGCTCGAACAGGATCTCCAGCCTCGCCAGCGCCGCCGGCGCCACGTTCCGGTAGTGAACGGCGACGGCCAGCCCCTTGGCTTCCACGCGGACACCCGGGATCGAGGCCGCCCGGATCCGGAGCGCCTCGGCGATGGCGGCGAGCATCCAGCGCAGAGCCTCGGCCCCGGGGTGCCGGAAGGCAAGCCCCGGCCCTTCGATCTCGAGGCCGTGGCAGCCCGCGTAGATGATCTCCGGCACGCCGACCCGGGCGCGGATGTCATCGAGGGCCCGGCCCGAGAGGATGCCGACGCGAACCACGGGAGAGCCCGCGAGCAGGCGAAGGTCATCACGCACCTCGCGGGCGAGCCCGGCCGCCGCCGGATCCGCCACCAGGGGGGTAAGCGTCCCGTCGTAGTCGCTCAACAACAGCAGGGTCGCCCCTGCGGCCAGCGGGTCGGTCAGCTCGGCGAAGATGCGCGCGAGATCCTTCACGGTCGCCCATCCTTCCCGTCCACTCTCAGATCTGTCCACGCCGGGCCCGGCCGCTCCCGCTCATGACGCGATCCCCGAGTGGCCGCCGGGCTGGCAGCGTGACGGCTCCACGCCGCGCGGGGAAGAACGGGCGTGCCCCGCCTCGATGACGCCCCGGACCGCCCGCAGGAGATCGGCGACGCGGAACGGCTTCTCCAGGTAGCCGGCGGCACCCCGGCGGAATGCCTCCTCAGCCACGCGGGAGCCGCCGAAGGCCGTGATGAGGATCACGGGCGTACCGGGAAAACGGTGCCGAACGAATGAGAGAAAGTCCAGCCCGCTCATCCCGGGCATCTCCTTGTCCAGGATCACGGCGTCGATTCGCTCCGACTCCACGGCCGCAATGGCGCGTTCCCCGCTCGCCTCGGGGATCACGCGGTGGCCCTCGCGCTCCAAGAAGTCTTTCAGGACCGCCCGCATCTCCGGGTCATCCTCCACGATCAGCAGGGTCGCCGGCGCCTTCTCCCCCTTCGGGTCTTCCACGCGCATCCCCCGTGTCCGCTCCGGTGAAGGCATCCTGCAACCTCGATACCAGTTGGAGCTCGATAAGCCGAGCGAAAATCCCAAGCGCCGCAGGAGCTTCCGCTGCGGCAGATGGGACGCGCGCGGTGTTCCGTCAGCCGCGGGCGACAGGATGTCGTTGGCGCGACAGGATGACGTGTCCGCGTCGGCGGGGTGAACTCAAGCGGAAGTAGAACGGGCTCCGTGGTCCACCCGTGGGACGATCGGCAGGCGCGAGACGTGATCGTCAAGAACGGAGATCAGTTCTCGCGGGTCGCGGGCCTCGGACAATGGGCGGGGGACACCCACACCTCCGGCGTGTACCCGGGCCCCCTCCGTCGGGGGGCTGGCTCATGGGCGGTTCTCCGGCTGCCGCTCCAGCAGTGCGACGGGAAAGCTGGCGAGGACGGCGGCGAGGGCCAAGGCCGCGCGCCCGGCGCGTTCCGCGACCTCCACGACCTCGCCGGTGAACAGGTTCCGGTACCGGTGCCCCGGCGCGTCCTCGGGAAGCGCCACCCAGCTCTCGCCCCAGACCTCTTTGCCCACCGGCGGCCCCTCCAGCTTGAGCCGCGCCAGGAAGCGCGGCGCCACGGCCACCACCCTCTCCGACGCGCTCCCGCGGGCGAAGGCGCAGACGTGCTCGCGCGAGGGGCCCGCGGCCTCCAGTGGCAGGTAGGCGCCCTCCAGAAAGAGCCGGACCCGTTCCCGCCGGTAGGTCAGGACCCGGTGGATCAGGTAGAGCTTGATCCGGCCGTCCTCCTTCGTCTTCGTCAGGTCGCGCGCCAGGGACGCGAGGTTGGGCCCAGCCGCCGCGACCTCGCGGGTGAGCTCCGCCAGTAACTGTCGGCGCCGCGCGTAGTCCACGGCCCGCCGGTTGTCGGGATCCACCAGACTCAGATCCCAGATCTCAGTCCCCTGGTAGAGGTCGGGAACGCCCGGGGCGACCAGCTTGA
It contains:
- a CDS encoding glycosyltransferase codes for the protein MSEAPSLPGHVESQLGEIGRADLLVGIPSYNNAGTIGHVVRAAAAGLAKYFPGMKAVIVNSDGGSTDGTQEIVARAELADLATILVSHPTTTIAKIVTPYHGIPGKGSAFRAIFRIADSLDVRACAVVDSDLRSIMPGWFELLLRPIVENHFDYVAPLYQRHKFDGTITNSIVYPLTRALYGKRIRQPIGGEFGFSCDLARVFLDKPVWETDVARFGIDIWMTTTAVAEGFRVCQAYLGAKIHDAKDPGGDLTAMMTQVVGSCFDLLETYEPVWSLVRGSQAVPLFGFPHAVGVEPIQVNVERMLAIFAQGLEDLEELWGKIMPGPLLETLRAAARAPAGAFRLEDTLWAEVLYRFALAHHRRVFPREHLLRSLVPLYLGRTASFVLETVDAGPEEVEARIEALALTFEDAKPLLEEEWRRSP
- a CDS encoding HAD-IIB family hydrolase, producing MPDRALVIFSDLDGCLLDRKTYDFEEARPALDLLERERIPVVLSSSKTQAEVEFHRDILGLSDPFVVENGGAILIPKGYFPFSHAFTRTTGVYQRVEFGVSYERLVESLRELQWASGLRLRGFSEMGVKEVAFLTGLDVEAARRAKARQYDEPFIADLGPAEVERLEPEVRRRGLVLTRGGRFYHLTGRHSKGLAVDFLVRLYRSASPGLVTVGLGDGEHDVSMLQRVDIPVVIPREPFCIEPAFEGRSWTVAPAPGPAGWAAAVTAIVTGESAALGRS
- a CDS encoding glycosyl transferase, whose amino-acid sequence is MSDFHQSGVITTLHKLGPPNLETLEAELEKVAGIRPVALVLPCLYSELETPAMPRIAEEIRQVRYLKEVVVALARANEEQFAQAREFFATLPQKSTLIWIDGSRVQGLLREMEEKGLTVGPDGKGRSAWLAYGYVLGKAECDVIALHDSDIASYGRDLLARLVYPVANPKLGFEFCKGYYSRVTDRLHGRATRLLVTPLLRALQRMVGHQPFLTFMDSFRYPLAGEFAMIADLARANRIPGDWGLEVGVLAEVYRNVAPGRVCQSDLSDAYEHKHQALSAEDPKKGLMRMAVDITKSVLRTLAEEGLPISDGLLKSLPVTYLRTARDVMVRYQDDASINSLAFDQHEEGQAVEAFARAVRLASDEYLADPVGLPLIPNWNRVLAAMPDIFERLLAAAEKDNG
- the otsB gene encoding trehalose-phosphatase, which encodes MKDLARIFAELTDPLAAGATLLLLSDYDGTLTPLVADPAAAGLAREVRDDLRLLAGSPVVRVGILSGRALDDIRARVGVPEIIYAGCHGLEIEGPGLAFRHPGAEALRWMLAAIAEALRIRAASIPGVRVEAKGLAVAVHYRNVAPAALARLEILFERVIHPRRSKLRLFRGKKVIEILPRVGWNKGECGLWIRDRICPTVPSDVAILYMGDDRTDEVAFDVLSGKATTVRVGPGPSLSAAKYRLPDVPDVHRLLSALAAEVRGRR
- a CDS encoding response regulator, with the protein product MPSPERTRGMRVEDPKGEKAPATLLIVEDDPEMRAVLKDFLEREGHRVIPEASGERAIAAVESERIDAVILDKEMPGMSGLDFLSFVRHRFPGTPVILITAFGGSRVAEEAFRRGAAGYLEKPFRVADLLRAVRGVIEAGHARSSPRGVEPSRCQPGGHSGIAS